The sequence tctaTTGAGTGCTTAGAATATGCTGAACACTGTGCCTAGTCAACACTAAAGAACAAGCCAAGTGTGTTCCGTAACCTCATATACATAGCTTACAAATGAGAGGACGGGGGAATCAAAATCAGGCGATTATAATGATGTACTCAAGCACCTTATTATTAATGTAAAATCTGGCTTTACCTATTAGTTTTGTTTGATTCTTCTTTGTGTCAGGTATTCTCTAGGGAACTCTATGAGGTTGGGTTCCCTCAAAAGCAGTGGTTATTCTTGATCCCAGTAGTCAGGAGTGAAGGAATGAGAGGGTAGGACAATAGGAACAATAGTTGCTGGACTCCGCTGGGACTTCCAAGGACAAGTGCAAAGAATACCTCCCAAAGTTGTCTGTCCATGGAACAGGAAGCAAGGCATTCATTTACTGGTTTCTGAACCTGTTCCAAGTGTGAAGTTGGCCACATGGACTCCAGAGCCTTTAGGAGAAAGAGAATGACACAGTTGTGCCAAGGTGGGATGGTGCTGTTAGCATAGTGGTTGAAATGGTGGCTGAAGTGGTTGAGATGTGGGCCAGGGGAATGTGACATGGGTCACCAAAAGTGTCTGTTCAGGGACAGCAGATCCAAAAGTCACATGTGCCAAAGAAGGGCTCAAATGTAATTCTACCCTACGGTCATACAGAATAAACCAAATCCCTCTCTTCCACGAAATCTTGGAATGTACCTGTCCTACACTCTACAGTTTTTATAAGATAAGcacactgtgtcttcacatggcatggTTATATTCTACTTCTCACCACAGTTTTTTTCACATTATACTGAAATTTGTCTTAAATGGCATTCAAATAGAATGCAGTACTCTAGGTGGGGTCAGCCAACCAATCTGAAAAAGCACTATTGTGTGGAGCACTTCGTGGTACTCCAGGCTTAGGTTAATTGATTGTTCTGAAATTCAGTGACGTAGATAACATCATATGGCTTtttcatattctattttattttttgcacatagcctttttagtttttatgttctTTAAGATGACTAAAATATCTTCGAATACAATGCTTCAAGATACCATATTTTAACTTTCTTGTGGTGCCCTCAGAGCttaaatctttcttaaaaaacaGTGACAGCAAATAATGGCGCCATTTTGAATTGAAATGAAGGCTTCTTCAGATAATTAAACCAAAATCTAGTGTCTCTTCAGCCATATTCTTGTGTATTTCACATACATGTAGCATTATGTTGTTCctagtttaaaattttcttctttttcaggaaaGTATTATTTTTACGACAACTACTTTGACCTGCCAGGAGCTCTTCTATGTGCCAGGGTGGTGGACTATTTAACAAAAGTAAGTGGGGACTcgttttttaaaactatgatatGTAGTCAGTCATAAATTGGAGGACCTAATTATATATTGCTTCTGAGTTGTCATTTTGCTTAGTTTCTTCTTTGTGGTTTCAGAGGTGACtgggaaagaaaaacatgatgaatttgcttaaaatatttttggaaaattaaatagcagtgacctttttttttctctcaggaaAAATAAACCTGTTCTCCAGCAGAGGGTGCAAAagtttaggaaaagaaaatgaatacagaaCTTGCAACTggacaaaacattttctttagcaaaataaatagtttcattagcaaaattaaaagttaaaggtGATTAAGAAAATTCAGCATGTCTTTAAGCATTCTAAAtactataaaagcaaaaaaattggGTGAAATTTTACAATTCACCATTTTGAACATCatttaatgaatataaattttttattttatactgtatATCAAGATTAAATAGATCTCTGGTTATACTAGTTTATACTTACAACTTAAGACCTATGAGCATAAAACAGATTTATCTGTCAGAATCACTTTCCTTTatgcatatgtctttttaaaataactgctttcggggccaggtgcagtggctcacgcctgtaatcccagcactttgggaggccaagaagggtgaatcatgaggtcgggagttcaagaccagcctggcaaatatggtgaaaccccgtctctaataaaaatacaaaaattagctgggcgtggtggtgtgcatctgtaggcccagctgctagggaggctgaggcaggagaattgcttgaacccgggaggtggaggttgcagtgagccgagttcgcgccactgcactccagcctgggcgacacagtgagactccatctcaaaaataataataataataattatcattttgATAATAGAGCACAGTAATGCTTTATTTATGAATCAGAATTACATTTATGTGTTGTGAAAGTTTCCATTGATCAGTAGTTTGGGTATGTTTATAGAACTCTTTATTAACACAAGATGGAGTCAGTTTCTCCTTTGGTAGTTACTACAAGCAAAGCTATcagtctttaaatattttggagtTTGTATAATTAGATATAAATATCTAGTAGTCTGTCTTTGTTTAGATAGGTCACTGGTTAACGTTCCCAAGGAAGCAAAGGATCATAGGgttgtttattttaatgtaatgtttatttgctttctgattaaaaaaaaatcttaatgaaaACAATTTACATTTTGGATTTGGAACCTCATTCATCTCTTCTATTGAGAGTTACAGCTCTTTCACATTGAAATTCAGGTTAAGTGTGCACTGAATTCTAAAGTAACTAGCTTTTGGGGTTTTAGAATGTCAGTTTTCTTAGTCCCATTGATGCCATAGTATGTTATATAACACATTCTGATATCCCAGAAGTTATATAACACTGTGAATTTgctgtgtttaaaaaatattctataatttttagGCTTTATAATGagtggaaatttttattttatttgggctATATGAGCTATATTAATTTTTAgggatatgtatgtgtatatgtagcaGTCATTTTCAtggaagatttctttttaaaaatcacatttagaAGAATGATAactttattatgttttctaaaatataaacttCTCTCAGAATATAGTAATATAGATACTCCTTAACTTATGATGGGTTTTTTCCTGATAAACCCATCGTTAAGTCAAAAATACTATAAATCCATTTAATACACCTAGCTTACTGAACATCATAGTTAGCCTAGCGTATCTTAAACATACTCAGAACACTTCCATTAGCCTACTCTTGGGCAAAGTCATCAAaaaaaagcctattttataataaagtattgaaaagctcatgtaatttattgaatactgtactgaaagtgagaAACAGTGGTTGTATGGGTGCTTGAAGTTAAGTTTCTACTGAATGtttatcacttttgcaccattataaaataaaaaaattataagtctAACCATCTTAAGTCAGGGACTGTCTGCATTGTAATTGTTTGCCAGCGTTTTTCACTATGCTTAAAAACTGAATTACTGCATTTGTTACATTTGGAATTGTTTTTCAGCAGAACAATGGTcaaaaaacatttgatttttgGAAGGATATAGTTGCTGCTATACAACACAATTATAAAATGTCAGCTTTTAAGGGTGAGTATCGTGAAGAGGGCCTTCTAATACATGTTTGTTAAACTATGTTTGTCTAGTGAATTAGTTGGAAAGCAGGTACTTTGCTGTGTATCTTACTTAGGATTTAATTTGAgcttaaatattattataaagttGGTTCTGCCTACATTTTCAGAGGTCCTTTTATTTGTGCTGATTTCATGGCTCTAATTGCCCATATTCCAAGCTATGCTGTTACACTCTCTCTTACCATGCCTGCCACGAGGGTCATTCTGTGAGTTCCCTAGAATCGAAGTCCAGTTTTGCTTGTTCCTGGTTTGGGCATGAGGGTTGGTGACTTGTAATCATTAGTGTAGTAGTTATTGACAGGTGGGCAAAATGTCTGCCAGCagaaattttgttcttgttgcttaaGGAACAAAACTGGCTGACCCAGAATGAGGGCAGAGATGTCATCAATCTTGAGCCCAGAGTTTTGCCTTTCCAATCACAACTTTGCTTGGATTATACAAGATTGCTTCTCTAAGGAGTACATAGATGCCTTTATAGTATGTTACCTCAGTGACTTGAGCCACATTGTCCTGATTCAACTAATAGGATGATGGATGCTCAAAAGTAGTATTTTTCAGCTTGGAAAAAATGTTGCCTTTTGATTGACATAAAAGATTGCTTgcctttttaaagtataattcaagccatcaaaacaattttaaatattataactaAAAACATGTCAAGACAATAAATAGTAACTGCAGAATATTTGTTCAAACTGCATATTTCTCTGTCACCTGCTTCTTTCCCTCCCAGGAGAAAATTACAACTTTGGGGTGATTGTGTCATTTTTCTATCCCTAGTCATCAGCCCTTGACCCTGACTCAGATTGCATGGGGTTTTGTGGGTACCTCTTCACAGTCAACACTGAATGGTTGGGTCTGTGGGAATAAAGATGCATCCCCAATAGAGGGACATGTCCATGACAACTGTAAAAGCCACCCACCACTTTATTGTCCTGCTTTTTTATTAACTTTGAACAGTGAAAGCCTTGAAAGAATGGTTGAGAACAGCGAATTGCTGCTTTCAGATTAATTCAGTGTAAAAATCTATTGATGTTATTTTATTGCGTCGTAAATAAGGAGTAGGTAAAACATTTTGTGCTTTAATAAGTGAGGCACAGCTTAAAAGTTTTAAACagcaatataaaaatacagtacagagcataaataaataatatatctcCACTTGTAGTCGAATTTTGAAACCCTCAGTGTTAATTATAACTTCACTTGAATGGGAGGTACAAGGTACATGTGCTAATGTTCTGTAAATCCAGAAAATCGTATCACATAAAATTCAATAAGGaattaaagaaatcaaattaaTCACACTTgtgttaaataaataagaataggTCAGATAcctattcttatttattttatatgctgGGTATATAAAAAGCTTCTCTGCAATCATAAAAAAGTTTGTAAAGATTCATTGACGAAAGCACCTTGCAATTCAGATGAACTTCAATACAATATTGTGGGACTTTTTTATGTAAGagctttaaaaagtatatatgcaCCTGTATATTTGAATAGATATTGATGAAAGGGGCCATACAGGCCTCAGAGTAATGCACCATCAGAAATACTTCAGGGGATACAGTGtcttttaaatttgaatattCAAGTATTTAAGTTCTATGAAGTTATATGATACCTCCTGGATGTTTCCTAGAAGTTCTGTTATTCATAGTTAGAAACAGgcttttttaaagaggaaatgcCAAGTTTCTCAAATCAAGTTTCACATAACTTAgagctctatttctttttttttttttaatgatggttgtttgtttgtttttgctgttgttgttgttttttaacataGCAGGACTTCTTTGGTGATAAATATTGCAGAAAACCTTAAAGAGCGTTAAGACTGCTGACTAGAAATTCATGAGGGGCTTCACATACATTTTTACATTGCTGCTCACTTTTCAGGGGGAAAGGTTGTGAGTCTGATAGCTCAAATctgtatcagaaaataaaaattacattctttTCAGCCTACCTCCATATGCATTTTATAGGGTGGGGCAGAGTTGGAGAATGCTTTTTCTAACACAAGATTTAGATTAGCTCTATGGGGTGTACTCACATTGGAGCCACTAGGAATCCTGAGAAAGAGGAGTGGACATACTCAGAGGAGTATAGGCCATTTGACTCGGCATTGGGCAGCTGGAGCCACACCTGGTCATTTTCTGTGAGATCGATGATGGCACTGCCTGAAGCCTGATCCAGGTAGCCTTTGGTGTATTCATCATAGGTGTACATTACAGGGGTGCCATTCTTATACAGGCCTACCCAAACATGAGTCCCTTTCACATGCACGTGGTACGAAAAATAGTATATTCCTGGTATCCTACAAGTAAAGATTCCAGTCCTTGGGTCATAATGCTGTTGCCTGTTATACAAAATCTTATCAAATGGGATGGGAGTTCCTATTGCTGGGTAAGCTTTGGAGAGAATAACAGTAAAAGCAGACACAGGCATTCCTGTTACCCCCTGGTTGGCACTAACAAGAGGCGTCCCAGAAAGACTGGGCCTTTGGCCTGCCTTTATAAAACCCTCAGGCATGACTGCTTGACCTGGTgggcctggaggcccagggggTCCTGGAAGGCCAGGCTCTCCAGAGTGGCCTCTTGGACCTGGAGGCCCTGGTGGCCCAGTGGGTCCATTGAGGCCCTTAGTTGCTATGCCAGCTGGGCCAGGAGGACCGGGATTTCCTGGATCCCCTTTAGACCCAGGGAATCCTGGAATGCCTGGTGGCCCAATAGGGCCTCTAGTGCCTGGTATTCCAGGGGCACCTCTTGGCCCAGCCTCTCCATTGTGTCCGGGCATTCCTTTTGCTCCTGCTGGGCCGACAGGGCCTGGGAGACCAGGAGGTCCTCCAACTCCAGGGTCACCTTTTGGGCCTGGTAACCCTGGGTTACCCTTAGGACCATCGAGACCCGGTTCTCCTGGGTACCCTGGTTTTCCATCTGACCCAGGGGAACCCCTTTCACCCTTAGCCCCAGGGTATCCTGCAGGCCCAGCTGGCCCTGTCTCACCTTTAGGGCCTGGGAGACCATGGTTGCCCGGGATGCCTTTTGGTCCTTGGGGTCCCATATTCCCAGGGGATCCAGTCAGACCTGGCTTCCCAGGAAGACCTGCTGGCCCTTGTTCCCCTTTGGCACCTGGACCCCCAGGAAGGCCAGCAGGTCCTCTTTGTCCCTTCAGACCTGGCAAGCCTGGTTTCCCAAAGCCAGGAGGCCCTGGGGGCCCAGCTATTCCTGGAGCCCCAGGGAGACCTTTTGTTCCTGGAATCCCTGGCTGACCCGGGGCTCCAGCAGCTCCTGTCTTCCCAATACATTCTGGCCCTCGTTCCCCAGGAGGGCCTTGGGGACCTGGTGGGCCAGTTGGTCCCATTTCTCCCGGAAAACCTCTATCACCTTTGATGCCCGGCTGTCCTGGAACCCCATTTTCACCTCTTTTTCCCACTCCAGGAGGGCCCGGTGGTCCTGTGGGACCCTGAGGGCCTGGAAGACCCCTCTCACCTGGACGACCAGGAGCACCATATCCCATTTCCCCTTTCTGTCCATTAATACCAGGGACTCCTGGTGCACCCTTTTCTCCAGGAAAGCCCCTGGGTCCCGGGGACCCTGTGGGTCCCTGTTGTCCAGGTTTTCCTGACACAGAAATTCCAGCTGGTCCAGGGATTCCAGGTGGTCCCGGTGGGCCCCGTGGTCCTGGAAGGCCAGCTGGTCCAATATCTCCTTTTGGTCCGTATGGTCCTCTCTCTCCTGGTTTTCCTGGGAGTCCTGGCACACCTGGCTTCCCTACAGCTGATGGTCCCGGTGGTCCTGGCAACCCTGGCTCTCCTTGGAGTCCAGGACTTCCGTAGCCTGGTTTTCCTGGTGGTCCGGAAGGACCTGGGTGCCCTCGGGGTCCAGCAGGGCCTGGTGGACCAGGAATACCTTGCTCTCCTCTTACTGCTATACCTAAAAGACACACCCAACACACCCACCCATAGAAGGGGATGGTTAGTGACATTAAATATGAATTGGGGCATGATATTTCAGCGTCATTTATTCCATGTAGACAGAACAGTCTGAAATGGTTTTagattatatgttttatattgttttaaaaaactctgCTGGAGAAGATGGTTTCACAAAACCATGGCCACCATAATACTTTTATCCCATGACAGTGACTCATGAAAATGAGCTGGGATTGAAGAATTCCTCTAAAATAAATGCAGTGGAGGTAAATTTAGTACATTTGTTTTGGGAAAATCATGtacagaaaaggcagaaaaagagtatTGCagaataagtgagaaaatgtttaAGAACTATAAAAATTTTCCGTCCCAAAGCTACCCTGTCAGacataaaagagaaacagaattaatTCGGATTTATATCTGCCCTGCCCCTGCTGAACACAAGTTAGATTTTGGTTGATTTACTTTTGCCTCAGAATATACTGTGAACTCTTCTACTCTCCATTATTGActtaaaattgaaacaaagaacTAGAGAATTAGACATAATGGGTgaagtacataaaataatattaaagtacTTAcctaaatacaaatatatattgtttGATTTCATAGAGCTGTAAGTTCACTTGACCTGATAAACTAAACTTAAACTAAAAATCATAGTGCCTGTGATGTGAAAAATGCTACTGGGCCATAAGTATGGGGAAAGCACAGGGTAAAGATGTTTCTGAGATTTGGAAAACATTTAGTGTATATAAATGCAGAGCAAATCATTAAAACAGATATGccgaaatagaaaaataattgttttagctgta comes from Theropithecus gelada isolate Dixy chromosome 4, Tgel_1.0, whole genome shotgun sequence and encodes:
- the COL10A1 gene encoding collagen alpha-1(X) chain, which gives rise to MLPQIPFLLLVSLNLVHGVFYAERYQTPTGIKGPLPNTKTQFFIPYTIKSKGIAVRGEQGIPGPPGPAGPRGHPGPSGPPGKPGYGSPGLQGEPGLPGPPGPSAVGKPGVPGLPGKPGERGPYGPKGDIGPAGLPGPRGPPGPPGIPGPAGISVSGKPGQQGPTGSPGPRGFPGEKGAPGVPGINGQKGEMGYGAPGRPGERGLPGPQGPTGPPGPPGVGKRGENGVPGQPGIKGDRGFPGEMGPTGPPGPQGPPGERGPECIGKTGAAGAPGQPGIPGTKGLPGAPGIAGPPGPPGFGKPGLPGLKGQRGPAGLPGGPGAKGEQGPAGLPGKPGLTGSPGNMGPQGPKGIPGNHGLPGPKGETGPAGPAGYPGAKGERGSPGSDGKPGYPGEPGLDGPKGNPGLPGPKGDPGVGGPPGLPGPVGPAGAKGMPGHNGEAGPRGAPGIPGTRGPIGPPGIPGFPGSKGDPGNPGPPGPAGIATKGLNGPTGPPGPPGPRGHSGEPGLPGPPGPPGPPGQAVMPEGFIKAGQRPSLSGTPLVSANQGVTGMPVSAFTVILSKAYPAIGTPIPFDKILYNRQQHYDPRTGIFTCRIPGIYYFSYHVHVKGTHVWVGLYKNGTPVMYTYDEYTKGYLDQASGSAIIDLTENDQVWLQLPNAESNGLYSSEYVHSSFSGFLVAPM